A single window of Macaca mulatta isolate MMU2019108-1 chromosome 9, T2T-MMU8v2.0, whole genome shotgun sequence DNA harbors:
- the ARMS2 gene encoding LOW QUALITY PROTEIN: age-related maculopathy susceptibility protein 2 (The sequence of the model RefSeq protein was modified relative to this genomic sequence to represent the inferred CDS: deleted 1 base in 1 codon), with protein sequence MWSSLSYVADPQKAVTDGAYKGRREAHTLSSEAGEDEFEVLEEHGVTPGRSWAMLGEELREEPQIQGEYVQGIAPLSPRHVSVLYVLHLHPGPTVTEVEGKGGPEMASLSSSVVPVSFISTRESLLDTGVGGEGASDRQRSKLSLSHSKIPAAKIHPELYLPAFFSLAGTSSVLDQQP encoded by the exons ATGTGGTCCTCGCTCAGCTATGTGGCTGACCCACAGAAGGCAGTCACGGATGGAGCttataaaggaaggagagaggcccATACACTGAGCTCAGAGGCAGGAGAGGATGAGTTTGAAGTGCTTGAGGAACACGGAGTGACCCCAGGAAGGAGCTGGGCCATGTTAGGTGAGGAGCTGAGAGAGGAGCCCCAGATTCAAGGAGAGTATGTCCAG GGGATAGCACCTTTGTCACCACGTCATGTCTCTGTACTCTACGTGCTGCACCTACACCCAGGACCGACGGTAACTGAggtggaggggaaaggagggcCTGAGATGGCAAGTCTGTCCTCCTCGGTGGTTCCTGTGTCCTTCATTTCCACCCGCGAGAGTCTGCTGGACACTGGAGTTGGTGGAGAAGGAGCCAGTGACAGGCAGAGGAGCAAACTGTCTTTATCACACTCCAAGATCCCAGCTGCTAAAATCCACCCTGAGCTCTACTTACCAGCCTTCTTCTCTCTTGCTGGAACCTCCTCTGTACTC GACCAGCAGCCTTAG